Part of the Janibacter endophyticus genome is shown below.
ACTGCCCGAGGTGAAGCTCGGCCTGATCCCAGGGGCCGGCGGAACTCAACGCCTGCCTCGCGTGGTGGGACGGGGGCGGGCGCTGGACATCATGCTCACCGCACGCCAGGTCCCGGCGGACGAGGCGCAGACGATGGGGCTGGTGGATCGGCTCGTCGACCCCGGCGCTGCCAAGGACGCAGCGGTCCGGCTAGCCAAGGAGCTCTGCTCCATGTCTATGCCGGCTCTGCGAGCAATCGTTCGCACGGTTGATGCCTCCTTCGACATGGCGATCGATGAGGGCTTCCGGTATGAGGTGTCTCAGGAGCAGGAGCTCTTCGACGATGGAGAGGCTGCGGAAGGCCTCACCGCGTTCATCGAGAAGCGCCGCCCCAACTTCGCGTGATCCGTGCATGGTCGGAGGGCGTCACCCCGAGGGTGACGCCCTCCAGCTCATCCCCCCATCGGGTGAGGTAAAGCTCCACCCAATGGGGGGTTGGACTTTTTGGTCCAACAGTTAGATGCTTCAGGGGTCACGACGAAGTGACGGCCGAATCGGCCTCCACAAACGAAGGTGTCCAACGATGCGCATCCGACTCTCTGCCCTGACTATTTGCTCCGTCGCGGGGCTCGCCCTCGTCGCCTGCGGGACGCCCGACAGCGCCAGCGAGGGCTCCGGGCCCGACAGCGACCAGCCCATCAAGATCGCGATCATCCCCCCGAGCAGCGGAGCCCTCGCTCAGTTCGGCAGTGACGCCGCCGACGCGTGGCAGTTTGCCGCCGACGAGGTCAACGAGGCGGGCGGCATCGACGGCCGCAAGGTCGAGCTCATCAAGATGGACACCGACGCCACGCCCGCCACCACGCTCCGGGCCGTCCGTGAGGCCGTCAACCAGAAGGACGCGAAGTTCATCGGGGGAGTCATGACCTCCACCGAGCACGGAGCCCTCAACGCTCAGCTTGAGGGTCTCGGGGTCCTGTCCTTCAACAGCCTCGGCAAGGACGACGCGTTGACCGGCAAGGACTGCAACGCCAATGCATTCCGTGTCGTCCAGTCCACGAGCATGGACATGCGCGCCGTCGGCGAGAGCGTGTCCAAGCTGCCGGCCGACTCCTGGGACATCCAGGCCGTCGACTACGCCACAGGCCACAACTCGGCGGAGATGTTCAAGAAGTCTGCGGACGAGGCCGGCAACAAGGTCAACGTCGAGCAGTTCGCCCCTCTCAACACCACCGAGTTCGGCACCTACATCTCCAAGTTGCGCAACTCCGACAGCAAGGGTCTCTTCGCGGTCGAGTACGGCGCCGACGGTGTCGCCTTCGTCAACCAGATGAGTCAGTTCAAGCTGGGCGAGAAGTACGACGTGGTTCTCGGCTTCAACATGGTCTCGGAGCCGCTCTTCGAGGCTCTGGGGAGCAAGGTCGACGGCTTCTACAACAACCTCGGCTACGACCAGAAGGCCGACAACGAGCTCAACAAGAAGTTCGTCGAGGACTTCGCCGCGAAGCACGACGGCAAGAAGCCGTACTACGTCATCGCAGACACCTACCTGGCCGCGCAGACCCTCTTCGAGGGCATCAAGAAGGCAGGCACCGACGACCCGGAGAAGGTCAAGGAGGCGCTCAACGACCTCTCATTCGACAGCATCGTCGGTGAGGTCACGATGCGGGGCGCCGACCACCAGCTCATCCGCCCGTCGTACCTGGGGCAGATCGTCAAGGACGATGAGGGCGTCGGCGGCCTGGGCTGGGAGATCATCCACGAAGCGTCCGGCGAGGACGTCGCCGGCGAGCCCGACCCGGCCTGCAAGCTCTGACCTGACCTGACCTGACCTGACCAACGCCAGGCCCGCGGTGGCCGTCCTCCGGGACGGCCGCCTCGGTCAGAGGAGGCAACGGTGGACCTGACTCAACTGCTTAACGGCATCGCCTTCGGCTCGCTGCTGATGATCCTCAGCTCGGGACTCGCGATGATTTTCGGACTACGCGGGGTGACGAACTTTGCCCACGGCGCGCTCTACATGGCAGGCGCCTACATCGCCTTCTCGGTTGCGAAGGCAACGTCCTTCTGGTTCGCCCTCGTCGTCGCGCCGATCGGGCTCGCCATCATCGGAGCGGTGCTCGAGCTGGTCTTCTTCCGGCGTCTGCAGCACCGCAACCACATCGAGGTCGGCCTGATCACCTTCGGGCTGGCCATGATCTTCGAGCGTGCGGTGGTGCTCATCTGGGGGGAGGAGACGCACTCAGTGGCCCCCCCCGCGCTGCTCGAGGGCACCACCAATGTTTTCGGCACGGGCTACCCGACGTACCGACTGGCCGTGATCGCGGTAGCGATCGCCCTCGCACTCGCCCTCGGGTGGTGGCTCAACCGCACGACGTCCGGCCTGCACGTCAGGGCCGCGAGCCATGACGTCGAGACCTCCGGCATCCTAGGTATCAACGTCGACCGAGTCTCGCTGATGGTCGTCTGCCTCGGTGCCGGGCTAGCGGGTCTGGCGGGCACGCTTGCGGCCCCCTACGTGTCCGTGTACCCAGCGATGGGCACCACCATCCTCATCGTCGTCCTCATCGTCGTCGTTGTCGGCGGCCAGGGGTCGATCGGTGGCGCGATGATCGCCGGCATGGGTCTGGGCGTGGTCCAGACCGTCGGCTCGATCTGGGCGCCGAGCCTATCCGTCCTAGTGCCCTACGCGGCGCTCGTCGTCGTCTTGCTGTGGCGGCCTCAGGGCATCGCCGGAAAGCGGGTGTGAGATGACCACCGAACCACAGACCCACGAGCCGCAGACTCAGTTCGCGAGGCCGTCGGCAGCTCAGACCCGTCTTGGCGCGAAGGCCCGTCATCGGCACATGGCTGTCGGCCTTGGGCTAGGGGTCGCCATCCTTGCTGCTGGCCTCGTGGTGCCCTATGTCGTTTCATCTCGCTACTACATGGGGCTGTTGCTCGACGGTGTGATCCTCGCGATCCTGGCCCTGTCGATCGGCTTCCTCGCGCGTCACCTCGGTCTGATCAGTCTCGGACACACGGCCTTCTTCGGTGGCGCTGCATATGCAGTTGGGATCGCGATCACTCGGTGGGAGATGAGCCCGCCCGTCGCGTTCGTGGTGGCTGTAGCCATCGGCACCCTCATCGCGTTGATCATGGGCCTCCTCGTCGTCCGTGCCACGGGCATGGGCTTCCTCATGCTCACGCTCGCCCTCGGCCAGGCGCTGTACCAGTTCTCCACACAGCGGGCTGCCGCGCCATGGACTGGCGCCTACGACGGTCTGCAGATCACCTACGCCTCTGGCGCGTCCTTCCTAGGCCTCGACCGTGCTTCGCTGATGAACGCGGCGCTCTTCTGGCCGGTCGCGTGGTCCGCTCTTATCGCGTGCGCCGTACTGATGTGGCTCATCGGCCGCTCCAGCTTCGGGACGATGCTCGAGGGGATCCGGGAGAACGAGGAGCGCATGCGCTTCTCTGGGTTCGACACCTTCGTCCCGCGGCTCATCGCCTTCGTCGTCAGCGGGTTCGTCGCCTCGATCGGTGGTGCGCTCTTCGCGCTCAACGCCAGCTACGTCAGCCCCGAGCTGCTGAGCTTCGTCAAGGCTGGTGACGCCCTGACAGCGGCGATCGTCGGAGGGCTCGGCATCCTCCTCGGACCGATCCTGGGTGCCATCGTCTACATCTTTGCCCAGGCACGCTTCAACACCTCGGGGAACCTGCACCTCTACACCGGGACCGCCCTGGTCCTCATCCTCATGTTCCTGCCTGGGGGCATCTTCGGCAGCATCGACAAGGTCATCCGGAAGCTGCTGCCTCGTCGTCGCCGCGAGTCGTCGGGCTCGGAGCCCGATCGTACGGCCGACGGCGGACCGAGCGAGACCTCAAGGGAGAAGGGAATGACCGGATGAGCATCTTCGAAGGCAAGGGGGTGTCTGTCCGGTACGGGGCCGTCAAGGCCCTGACGGACGTCGACATCGCCCTCACCCCCGGCCGCGTCCATGGCGTGATCGGTCCCAACGGCGCCGGCAAGTCGACTTTCATCGACGGTCTGTCGGGGCGCGCCAAGCTCACCAGCGGCACCGTGACCTTCCAGGGGGAGGACATCACCAAGCGCAATCCTCGGTGGCGTCGCAGGCAGGGCATCGCCCGGTCGTTCCAGCGGACGAGTGTCTTCAACTCGATGACGGTCCAGCACCAGCTCGAGATGGTCGCCAAGCAGACGGGGGAGAAGGACCTCAGCTCGATCGTCGACACCCTGGGGCTGGGTCCGGTCATGCACCGCGTGTGCTCCGAGATCGCCTACGGCACCCAGCGATCGGTCGACCTCGCGCTGGCCCTCGTGGGGGACCCGAAGGTCATCCTGCTCGACGAGCCGTGTGCCGGCCTGGTCGAGGACGAATCAGTCCGGATGCTCGGGCACGTCAAGGAGATCGCCCGTGAGCGTGAGGTCGCAGCACTGCTCGTGGAGCACGACGTCGACGGAGTCTTCCGCACGTGTGACGAGGTCACCGTGCTCAACCTCGGTGAGGTCCTCGCATCTGGTGACCCGGCAGAGGTTCGTGCCCACCCAGACGTCATCCGGGCCTACCTCGGGAGTGCAGCATGAGTGACTCGACCCCAGTCTTGGCCTTCGAGAATGTCAGCGCGTCGTACGAGGGTGCGCGTGTCCTGCAGGACGTGTCCTTCGAGATTCACGCAGGGGAGACAGTGGGCCTCGTCGGCCGGAACGGCGCGGGCAAGACGACTGCCTTGATGTCGGTCTATGGCGTCCCCAACGTGCAGGGCCGAATCCTCGTCAACGGAAAGGCGCTCGGGCGGGCCAAGTACCTGCCGGCTACTCACGGCGTCTCCCTCGTGCCGCAGGGCAAGCGGATCTTCCCCAACCTCACCGTCGAGGAGAACCTCCTGCTCGGACGGGCGTCCCGGCGTGAGGGCACCTGGACGCTGGGGAGGGTCTACGAGCTGCTCCCGAACTTGGCCAAGGGCAAGGACCGCCACGGCACCGGTCTGAGCGGCGGTGAGCAGCAGATGCTGGCCATCGGGCGCGCGCTCCTCGCCGAACCCACCCTGCTCATGCTTGACGAGCCGACCGAGGGGTTGGCCCCGGTCATCATCGACCAGCTGACCGAGGCGTTCCTCGCTATCAAAGAGACGGGGACTGCGTTGCTCCTCGTCGAGCAGCACATCGGCATGATCCAGAAGGTCGCAGAGCGCTACCTGGCGCTGCAGCAGGGTGAGCTGGTGCTCTCCGGCCCGGTCGAAGAGCTGGCCACCCGTGAGGTGCAGGAGGTCATTGCACTGTGAGGACCGACGACGTCCACCGGACCGGTCCGCTCGTCGGCCTGCGGGTGATCGAGATCGGAGGACTTGGGCCAGGGCCCTTCGCAGCGATGCTGCTGTCGGACCTCGGCGCCGACGTCGTGCGCGTCGATCGCACCACGGGACACGGTCTCGTGGGACCGAACGCGGACAATCGCGCCGAGCTGCTCAACCGTGGTCGCCGCTCGATCGCAGTGGACCTCAAGAATCCCGATGGCGCGGAGGTCGTACTTGACCTCGTTGAGCGCGCCGACGTGATCTTCGAAGGGTTCCGGCCGGGTGTTGCAGAACGCCTCGGCATCGGGCCTGAGGCTTGCATCGAACGCAACCCGGGCATCATCTACGGCCGGATGACCGGCTACGGTCAGGACGGCCCGATGGCACAGGAGGTGGGGCACGACATCAACTACGTCGCGCTCTCGGGCGTGCTCTCACTCATCGGACGGCGGGGAGGAGCCCCGGTCGTCCCCCTGAGCCTCGTCGGGGACTTCGGCGGGGGTGGACTCTTCCTCGTCATGGGCATCCTCGCGGCGCTCTGGGAACGACAACAGTCTGGGAAGGGCCAGGTCGTGGACGTGGCGATGACCGAGGGTGCAGCAGTCCTGGCGACCGCGTTCTACGGCTTCGCCCAGAGCGGGACATGGAACCTTGAACGCGGTACCAACGTCGTCGACACGGGTGCCCCCTTCTACGACGCGTACGAGTGCGCAGACGGGAGGTACATCTCCGTCGGGGCGATGGAGCCGCACTTCTATGCCGACCTCATCGATCTGCTCGCCCTGCCCAGCGACCTGCCCGACCAGAACGACCAGGCGCAGTGGCCTCGGATGAAGGAGATCTTTGCCGACGCAGTCCGGCAGCGAACCCGCGACGAGTGGGTCGACCTCGCGGAGGGCCGTACCCCGTGCCTGAGCCCTGTCCTGGCCCTCGACGAGGTCCCCAGCCATCCGCAGCACGTGGCCCGGGGCGCCTTCGTCACCGTCGACGGGCTTGCCCAGCCCGCGCCGGTCCCGAAGTTCAGTCGGACCGCTGCCACCGTTGACATGCCACCACCACTGCCCGGTGCGCACACCATCCCTTCGCTGCACGACTGGGGCATCGACCCTGGACGTGTGGAGGGCTGGCTCGCCACCGGAGCGATCGCAGACCGCAGCGAAGAGAACCTGACTCAGTCCGAGCCCACCTCGAAGGATGGAGCCACATCATGACCGAGCTCAACCTAGAGACGATCCGCATCGACCGACCGGTCGACGGGGTCGCCGTCGTCACCCTTGACCGGCCCGACAAGCTCAATGCTCAGAACAACACGATGTTCCGCGAGATCGAGGAGATTGCCTGGGCTCTGAACGACGAGGACGACCTGCGCGTCGTCATCCTCACCGGCGCTGGCCGAGCGTTCTGTGCGGGCTTCGATCTCGATGACGCCAAGAACCTCCCTTCGCTCGGCGCGCTCGGGATGCTCAGCCAGCAGGAGCTCGCTGCGCGCGCTCTGCTTGCGTTCAGAAGCATGCGGGTTCCGGTGATCGCCGCTGTGAACGGGCCAGCCGCCGGAGGTGGCTTCTCACTGGCTCTGGCCGCGGACATCCGGATCGCGTCTCCCTCGGCGAAGTTCAACGCAGCGTTTGTGAGGATCGGCCTCACTGCGGGCGACCTGGGTGTCTCGTGGTTGCTGCCGCGTCTCGTGGGTCCGGCCGTGGCCAACGAGATCGCTTTCACCGGCGCCCTTGTCGACGCGGAAGAGGCCGAGCGGATCGGCCTGGTCAACAAGGTCGTCGGCGCTGACGCTCTCATGGACGAGTGCCTGGCGATGGCCGCTCTCATCTGCGCCAACAGCCCTGGCGGAGTCCAGCTGTCCAAGAGGGCGCTCATGGCGAACCAAGAGGTTGCCTCGTACGCCGCAGCCATCGAGCTGGAGAACCGAGGCCAGGCGCTGCTCACCCGCAGCCCGGACATGCCCGAGTCGCTCGCCGCCTTCCTTGAGAAGCGCGCCCCGAAGTTCACAGGAGCCTGATCCAGATGACCGAGTCACTGACGAACTACACGGACCCCGGCCTCGAGACGCTGACGATCGACGTGCTGCCCGGCAAGATCGTGGTGCTGACGATCAACCGGCCTGACCGCATGAACTCCAACACGGTGCGGATGTTCACCGAGTTCGGCCTGGCTGCGAGGGCGCTGCGGGACACCGACGCTCGCGCCCTCATCTTGCGGGGTGCCGGCGACAAGGTGTTTTGTGCTGGCTTCGACCTCGACGAGATCAACGTCATCACGACAATGGGCGTTCGCGAGTTCCTCAAGTTTCAAGAGACCGCCACCGGGGGGATCCAGGCCCTTCGCTTCCTGCCGTTCCCGGTGATCGCCGCCATCCACGGACCGGCTACCGGTGGGGGATTGGCGCTCGCACTCGCGGCGGACATCCGGCTCGGTGATCCACGAACGAAGTTCAGTGCCGCCTTCGTCAAGGTGGGTCTCTCCGCCGGTGAGCTCGGGACCTCCTACAACCTCACCAGGCTTATCGGTCCTGCCCGTGCTGCTGAGATCTGCTACACGGCACGGATGGTCGATGCTGAGGAGTCGCTGAGGATCGGCCTCCTCAACCACGTGCACCCCGCTGAGTCGCTCATGGACGAGGCCGTCGCGCTTGCCGAGCAGATCTGCAGGAACAGTCCGGGCGGTGTCCGGCTCAGCAAGACCGCGATGCAGCGCAACCAGGAGAACGTGTCCTACGCGGCTGCCCTCGAGCTGGAGAACCGTGGCCAGGCGTTGATGACCCGCACCGCGGACATGCCCGAAGCCCTTGCAGCCTTCCTGGAGAAGCGCGACCCCGTCTTCACGGGGGAGTGATCAGACTCCATGTGGGACTGGACCCCTGAGCAGCTCGGCGGCCTGTCGTCATACCTGGAGGAGCGCGGTGTGACCGTCGGCCAGGTCACGTCACGGCCGATCGGCGACGGGCACAGCAACCTCACGTTCTTGGTCACGGATACAGAAGGGAAGCAGGTCGTCGTACGTCGACCTCCGCCCCCTCCCACACCACCAGGTGCGCACGACATGCTCCGTGAGGCGCGGCTCCTCGATGCTCTGCACGACACCGATGTCCCGGTAGCAAGAGTTCTCGCCAAGGTGCCCGAGGGAGAGGTGCTGGACGTCGGGTTTTACGTCATGACCTACGTACCTGGACCGGTCGCCACTACGGAGACGCCGACTGCCCTAGCCGACCCGGCGACTCGTCGTCAGCTCGGCGAAGCACTCGTGGACACCCTGGCTGCTCTCCATCAGGTCGACTGGCGAGCAGCTGGGCTGGGCGACATCGGCAAGCCCGAAGGGTTCAACGCGCGCCACGTGCGGCGGATGGGAGCCCTCATCGTCGACGACGACGGCAACCCCCCGCCAGAGTTTGCCGCCATCGATGCATGGCTCAAGGAGAACGTGCCGGGCGAGTCGGGCGACGCGATCATCCACAACGACTTCCGGCTCGGCAACGTCATCCTCGACGAGAAGCGGCCCGGTCGGGTTCGCGCGGTCCTGGACTGGGAGCTGGCCACTGTCGGCGACCCACTCTGCGATCTTGCGTACTTCCTCACCTCGATCCCCGAGGAGGACGGAGGAAGGACGCCGACCGAGGCGCTCGGACTTGCGATGCTCGAGGACGGCTGGCCCACCCGTGACGACCTTGCGAAGCGCTATGCGGAGCACACAGGTGCCGACCTCAGTGACCTGCAGTGGTACGAGGCGATGGCCCTGTGGAAGTTGGCCGTCCTGTACGAGTACGGTCGGCGGCGCGCCGTCAATGGCGGCGGGGACGACTACTACGCCGACGGCACCCATGTTGAGGAGTTCCTAACAGCTGCCCACAGAGCCGCTGGGCTCTGACGCAGTCGTCTGGTGCAGACGAACGAAGGGTGGTTGCCGTCATCGGCAACCACCCTTCGTGCTTGGCTTGGCGCGGTTATGCGCCCACAACCTACCGACGAGGCTCAGACGCCCCGCTGGGCCTTCGCCGCTTCGCTGGCGGCCTGGCTCTTCGCCCGAGCCTCAGCCCAGTCTTCCGGGGACATCGAGGTCAGGCTGGCGAAGGTGCCCGGACCTGCGAGCATCTGCCCGCCGTCCATGGCAATGGTCTGTCCGGTGAGGTAGTCGCACGCGTCAGACATGAGGAAGATCGTGAGGTTCGCGAGCTCCTCGATCGTGCCCATACGCTGCATCGGAACAGCCTCTGCCTGGGTCGCACCCGAGGAGGACTTGTCGGTCGGGTTGAGCATGTCCCAGGCATAGTCGGTCGGGATCGGACCCGGGGCGACTGCGTTGATGCGGATGCCATGGCGACCCCACTCGGCCGCCAAGGACATCGTCATGGCATGCACTGCCGCCTTGCCCATCGCGGACGGCACGACGAAGGCGGAGCCGGTCCACACCCACGTGGTGAGGGTCGAGAGCACCGACCCCTTGAGGCCCTGCTCGATCCAGCGCTTGCCCGCAGCGTGTGTGGTGTTGAAGGACCCGTCCATGACTGTGGATGAGACAGCTTCGTACGCGCGGGCGCTCAGCGACTCGGTGGGAGCGATGAAGTTCGCAGCAGCGTTGTTGATGACTCCCGTGAGGGGGCCGTACTCGTCCCAGATCTCCTGGATCGCGGCGTCGACGAGGTCGTACTGTCGGACATCGACGGTCTGGAAGTGCACCGCCCCATCGCGCCCGTCGGCGGCCTCGGTCGCGGCCTCCTCGAGGACTGCCGGGCGCCGACCCCAGAGATGGACCTGGGCCCCGTGAGCGGCCAGATGGGCGGCGACGCCGCGCCCAAGCCCGGTTCCACCCCCGGTGATGAGGATGCGCTTGCCTTCGAGCGACTGCTGGGTGAACGGGCTCGTCGTCATTGACGGTCTCCTGTCGATCGTGGGCGTCAGAGGCCCAGGGACTTGGCGATGATGTCTTTCTGGACCTCGTTTGCGCCGCCGTAGATCGTGGGCGCGAGGTTGAACCGGACCTGTTCCTCCATGCCGTACTCGCGGGCGAACCCGTAACCGCCCATGAGCTGCATCGCTTCGAGGACGGCCTTCTTGGCCACCTCGGTGCACTTGAGCTTGGCCATGGCCGCCTCAGCGTTGATCGACTCTTCGAGGCCGTGATCGATCTTGTCGGCGATCTCGTAGACGAAGGCCCTGCAGAAGGCGATTTCGGTCGCGAGCTCTGCGAGACGGTGCTGCACCGCCTGGAACGAACCGATCGAGCGACCGAACTGCTCTCGCTCCTTGACGTAGGCAAGCACGTCGTCGAGTGCTCGCACCGCCGCGCCCGTCGACATGGTGGCGATGATGAGCCGCTCGACGGCAAGTCCTCGGGTCAGGTGACGCCAGGCACCGTCGACCTGCCCGACGATGTTCGCCGCCGGGATACGTGCGTCGGAGTAGAAGACGTCGTTGACCGTCCGCGGCTCCATCGTGACGATCTCGCGCATCTCGATGCCGGGGGTGTCCCTCGGGACCATGAACAGCGTGAGACCCTGGTGCTTCCGCTCACCCGTCGAGGTGCGCGCCAGCACGAGCATGTGTTCCGCAACGTGTGCCGCCGAGCACCACGTCTTCTGGCCGTTGAGGATGTAGTCGTCGCCGTCCTTCGTCGCCTTGAGGCGGACGCTGGCGAGATCCGATCCCGAGCCCGGCTCGCTGAGCGAGATCGCCTCGATCCGGCCTTCGGCCAGGTTGGTGACGATCTTCTTCTTCTGGTCCTCCGTGCCGTACTTGAGGTAGGTCTGGACGGCGGTGAGGCCGGTCGAGTATGCCTTGATCGGCACGAGACCGCGGGCGGTCTCCTCGAGGAAGATGCACTCCTCGACCATCCCAGCCCCGCCGCCGCCGTACTCCTCCGGGAGCGACACGGCAAACCAGCCGAGGTCGGCGAGCTTGCGGAACATCTCCGGGGCATTGGCCAGGGTGCCACCCTCGGTCAGGGCGTCCCGCTGGGACATGGTCTTGCAGTGAGTGTCCGCGAATCGGCGAATCTCGCGACGGAACTCATCCTGCTCAGGCGTGAAGCGCACGACGGCTCAGTTGCCCCGGTAGTTTGAGAAGTCCGGCAGCCGCTTCTCGTTGAACGCGGTGATGCCTTCCTTGGCCTCGTCGGACTCGCCGAACATGTGCAGACCGGTCATGGCCATCTGACCCATGGCGGCAAACTGCTCGGTGTCCATGTTGAAGGACTGCTTGAGCATCTTCAGGGCAGTGGGGGAAAGCTGCACGATCTCCTCGCCCCAGGCCTGGACCTCGGCTCGCAGTTGGTCGGCCGGCACGACTTTGTTGACCAGGCCCCAGTCACAGGCTTGCTCGGCGGTGTACCGGCGGCAAAGGAACCAGATCTCTCGAGCCCGCTTCTCACCAACGACGCGGGCGAGGTAGGCGGTGCCGAAACCGGCGTCGAAGGAACCGACGCGGGGGCCGTTCTGACCGAAGACCGCGGTGTCGGAGGCGATCGACAGGTCGCAGAGAACGTGGAGGACGTGACCGCCGCCGATGGCGAACCCGTTGACAGCCGCGATGACCGGCTTGGGGACGTCGCGAATGACCCGGTGCAACGAGTCAATCTCGAGCATGCCGCTGTCGGAGGGTCCGTAGTCACCGGTCTCCATCCGCTGCTTCTGGTCACCGCCGGTGCAGAACGCCTTCTCGCCGGCGCCGGTGAGCACGATCGCGCCCACGTCGGAGCTGACCCAGGCCATCTTGAAGGCCTTGACAAGTTCATCCACCGTGCGTGCGCGGAATGAGTTGTACCGGTCCGGGCGGTTGATGGTGATCCAGGCGAGGCCGTTCTCGATCTCGTAGGTGATGTCGGTGAAGTCACTCATGGTGGTCCTCTCTCGAAGTTTGGTCCAATCATAAACACATGCTGCTAGCGTTCGTCCAGTGATGCGCCTCCATGACTCCCGGACCCCTCTATGACGGCTGCGGTGCGCGGCAAGGTCTGGCTCGGACTGGGCCTGATCTACCTCACCTGGGGGTCGCTCTACCTCGGTATCCGGCTCGTCGTCGAGGACGCGCCGCCCATGGTGTCGATGGCGCTTCGCTTCGCGGGCGCCGGCGCCGTGATGCTCGCCTTCCTTGCCGCGCGGGACGTCAGGCGCCTCCGAGCCTCTCGTCGTCAGGTGCTCGGGGCATTCGGGCTCGGAGCCCTGCTCCTGGGCGTCGGGAACGGGATGAATGCCTTCGGCCAGGTCCTCGGGGTTCCGTCAGGGGTCACCGCGCTGCTGTGCGCCACTGTTCCGCTCTTCGTCACCGTGCTCCGAGTGATGAGTGGTCGTCGACCTCACGCCCTGAGCCTGCTCGGTGTGGTCGTCGGAATGTGCGGGGTGGCATATCTCATCCTCGGGGACGGGGCGGTGCGCGAAGGAAGCTTGCCGGCCTGGGGGGTTCTGTCTGTCCTCACCGCGGCACTGGGATGGTCGCTGGGGTCCTACTTCCAGCCGAGGGTCTGGAGGCCCGCGGATGTCTTGGCCAGCACGACCTATCAGCTCCTCGGTGCGGCACTCTTCCTCGTCGTCTTGTCGCGGGTGATGAGGGAGCCTCTAGACCTCGATATGGGTGCTACGGCGTGGGGAGCCCTGGTCTACCTGATCATCGTGGGGTCGATCGTCAGCTTCACCGTGTACCAGTGGTTGCTGGGCCACGCGCCGCTCGAGCTCGTCGCGACACACACCTACGTCAACCCCGTCGTCGCTGTGGCGCTCGGGGCGATGGTGCTCGGTGAGACTCTGGGCCCGGCAGTGATCCTGGGCGGCGGCGCGGTCGTGCTGTCGGTCGTGCTGACTGTCGTGGCGGAGACTAGGATCCACGCCCGTGACAGGACGGGCGCCGAGGTGCGTTCCTGAGCGGTCACCGCCTTCGCCGTACCCCCATGGCGCCGCAGACGGGTGCCACCCAGGACGTGGACTGGCTGGCGATCTGCCGATCCACGTTCCGCGCGACGTCGTCGGGCATTGGGGTGACGCGTCGGGTCGTGAGGTCGACGTGCGGCGCCACACTCTCGAGTGTGGCTGCGAGGCATGCCGTGGTCCGATTCAGTACGTAGGCGATGCTGTGGACGAT
Proteins encoded:
- a CDS encoding enoyl-CoA hydratase/isomerase family protein, producing the protein MTESLTNYTDPGLETLTIDVLPGKIVVLTINRPDRMNSNTVRMFTEFGLAARALRDTDARALILRGAGDKVFCAGFDLDEINVITTMGVREFLKFQETATGGIQALRFLPFPVIAAIHGPATGGGLALALAADIRLGDPRTKFSAAFVKVGLSAGELGTSYNLTRLIGPARAAEICYTARMVDAEESLRIGLLNHVHPAESLMDEAVALAEQICRNSPGGVRLSKTAMQRNQENVSYAAALELENRGQALMTRTADMPEALAAFLEKRDPVFTGE
- a CDS encoding phosphotransferase family protein produces the protein MTVGQVTSRPIGDGHSNLTFLVTDTEGKQVVVRRPPPPPTPPGAHDMLREARLLDALHDTDVPVARVLAKVPEGEVLDVGFYVMTYVPGPVATTETPTALADPATRRQLGEALVDTLAALHQVDWRAAGLGDIGKPEGFNARHVRRMGALIVDDDGNPPPEFAAIDAWLKENVPGESGDAIIHNDFRLGNVILDEKRPGRVRAVLDWELATVGDPLCDLAYFLTSIPEEDGGRTPTEALGLAMLEDGWPTRDDLAKRYAEHTGADLSDLQWYEAMALWKLAVLYEYGRRRAVNGGGDDYYADGTHVEEFLTAAHRAAGL
- a CDS encoding SDR family oxidoreductase, which produces MTTSPFTQQSLEGKRILITGGGTGLGRGVAAHLAAHGAQVHLWGRRPAVLEEAATEAADGRDGAVHFQTVDVRQYDLVDAAIQEIWDEYGPLTGVINNAAANFIAPTESLSARAYEAVSSTVMDGSFNTTHAAGKRWIEQGLKGSVLSTLTTWVWTGSAFVVPSAMGKAAVHAMTMSLAAEWGRHGIRINAVAPGPIPTDYAWDMLNPTDKSSSGATQAEAVPMQRMGTIEELANLTIFLMSDACDYLTGQTIAMDGGQMLAGPGTFASLTSMSPEDWAEARAKSQAASEAAKAQRGV
- a CDS encoding acyl-CoA dehydrogenase family protein is translated as MRFTPEQDEFRREIRRFADTHCKTMSQRDALTEGGTLANAPEMFRKLADLGWFAVSLPEEYGGGGAGMVEECIFLEETARGLVPIKAYSTGLTAVQTYLKYGTEDQKKKIVTNLAEGRIEAISLSEPGSGSDLASVRLKATKDGDDYILNGQKTWCSAAHVAEHMLVLARTSTGERKHQGLTLFMVPRDTPGIEMREIVTMEPRTVNDVFYSDARIPAANIVGQVDGAWRHLTRGLAVERLIIATMSTGAAVRALDDVLAYVKEREQFGRSIGSFQAVQHRLAELATEIAFCRAFVYEIADKIDHGLEESINAEAAMAKLKCTEVAKKAVLEAMQLMGGYGFAREYGMEEQVRFNLAPTIYGGANEVQKDIIAKSLGL
- a CDS encoding enoyl-CoA hydratase-related protein; this translates as MSDFTDITYEIENGLAWITINRPDRYNSFRARTVDELVKAFKMAWVSSDVGAIVLTGAGEKAFCTGGDQKQRMETGDYGPSDSGMLEIDSLHRVIRDVPKPVIAAVNGFAIGGGHVLHVLCDLSIASDTAVFGQNGPRVGSFDAGFGTAYLARVVGEKRAREIWFLCRRYTAEQACDWGLVNKVVPADQLRAEVQAWGEEIVQLSPTALKMLKQSFNMDTEQFAAMGQMAMTGLHMFGESDEAKEGITAFNEKRLPDFSNYRGN
- a CDS encoding EamA family transporter — encoded protein: MRGKVWLGLGLIYLTWGSLYLGIRLVVEDAPPMVSMALRFAGAGAVMLAFLAARDVRRLRASRRQVLGAFGLGALLLGVGNGMNAFGQVLGVPSGVTALLCATVPLFVTVLRVMSGRRPHALSLLGVVVGMCGVAYLILGDGAVREGSLPAWGVLSVLTAALGWSLGSYFQPRVWRPADVLASTTYQLLGAALFLVVLSRVMREPLDLDMGATAWGALVYLIIVGSIVSFTVYQWLLGHAPLELVATHTYVNPVVAVALGAMVLGETLGPAVILGGGAVVLSVVLTVVAETRIHARDRTGAEVRS